Proteins encoded together in one Planctomyces sp. SH-PL14 window:
- a CDS encoding FtsW/RodA/SpoVE family cell cycle protein, with protein MNTLRSTFVSLVTVLLGIGVLMVFSSSMTARPSNFEQVYLSRHLIYLAIACSGACLVAMVPPRQLLALAPLGFGATLLMFLAVLVPGVGVRVNGSQRWLRLATISIQPSELAKVTLPLYLCWLSLRIPAAETVLRRYAILSIPIGLCSALVVVEPDLGTAVFLAAVGATTLFLLGMPIRLIGMAAAAVVPLGLGMVALKPYQLRRIEGFIQAWNDFQNAPYQVKQSLTTLGAGGVNGVGLGRGSQKLSFLPEANTDFVFAVVGEELGLVGTLSVVGIWCAILVVGLLELSRTGRPRTRFVAAAVVLLQLVAQAAINIAVVTAMLPPKGIAHPLLSAGGSSLVGSLLAVGVFLSMSREEIAAAQASVKPGPPLVALPRAA; from the coding sequence ATGAACACGCTCCGCTCCACCTTCGTCTCGCTCGTCACCGTCCTCCTCGGGATCGGCGTGCTGATGGTGTTCAGCTCGAGCATGACCGCCCGCCCCTCCAACTTCGAACAGGTTTACCTTTCGCGGCACCTGATCTACCTGGCAATCGCCTGCTCCGGCGCCTGCCTCGTCGCCATGGTCCCGCCGCGACAACTGCTCGCGCTCGCCCCCCTCGGCTTCGGGGCGACGCTGCTCATGTTCCTGGCCGTCCTCGTCCCCGGCGTCGGCGTCCGCGTAAACGGCTCCCAGCGTTGGTTGCGGCTGGCGACGATCTCCATCCAGCCCTCCGAACTCGCCAAGGTCACGCTACCGCTCTACCTCTGCTGGCTCTCCCTCCGGATTCCGGCGGCGGAGACGGTCCTCCGGCGGTACGCCATCCTCTCGATCCCGATCGGCCTCTGCTCCGCCCTCGTTGTCGTGGAGCCCGACCTGGGGACGGCGGTCTTCCTGGCGGCGGTCGGCGCGACGACGCTGTTCCTCCTCGGCATGCCGATCCGGCTCATCGGGATGGCGGCCGCCGCCGTGGTCCCGCTGGGACTGGGAATGGTCGCCCTCAAGCCATACCAGCTGCGACGGATCGAGGGATTCATCCAGGCCTGGAACGACTTTCAGAACGCCCCCTATCAGGTGAAGCAGTCGCTGACGACGCTCGGAGCGGGGGGCGTGAACGGCGTTGGCCTGGGCCGCGGATCGCAGAAGCTGAGCTTCCTCCCCGAGGCAAACACCGACTTCGTGTTTGCGGTCGTGGGGGAAGAACTCGGGCTCGTCGGGACGCTGTCGGTCGTCGGGATCTGGTGCGCGATCCTGGTCGTCGGCCTCCTAGAGCTGAGCCGAACGGGACGACCGCGGACGCGGTTCGTCGCGGCGGCGGTTGTGCTCCTGCAGCTCGTCGCGCAGGCGGCAATCAACATTGCCGTCGTCACCGCCATGCTCCCGCCGAAGGGGATCGCTCATCCGCTGTTGAGCGCGGGAGGGAGCAGTCTCGTCGGAAGCCTCCTGGCGGTCGGCGTCTTCCTGTCGATGTCGCGGGAGGAGATCGCCGCGGCGCAGGCGTCCGTGAAGCCAGGGCCGCCGCTGGTGGCGCTTCCCCGGGCGGCCTGA